The Thermomicrobiales bacterium genomic interval GCTGAAGCCATGCGCGGCCAGGTCGGGGATCGATGTGCGGGCAAGCGCGTATCCGATCAGGTATCCAGCGGTGGCGAGCGTCGCCAGCGCCCCGGGATCGGTATTGATGGAATATTCGCCGACGACTGCCCCGAGCAACCCAACCGAAAACGCACCCAGCACGAGCAACGACCAGCCATCAGGAAGCACCCCTGATCCCGCACGTGAACCCTGCGGTCGGTCGCGCTGGAGCGATACGGATCTAGTTGACATGCTGAAGGACCCGTGACGACGGCGCTGCACTCGCCCACGAGAATGCCGCCTCGATGCCGTTCCGATAGTCGACAATATGAACCGGGAACGGTGCAACAGCAAGCCGATTACGCACACGCGCGCTATCCCGTGCCGCATCGAATGACGCAGGATCGACATAGATCACGGTAGGGCGCACCCCGCGCAACACCGCGTGCTCCAGCGATTCGATCCAGTCGAGCTCTGTGCTCGCCGTAATCACGACCGGCGAGCGGTAGCGGTCGAACCGGCGCATTTCATTGTTGAGGAGGGTGTCGATCGATTCCGCCCCGTCCGACTTTGCGAGCGCCAGCGCTCCCAGGACGCGGAGGAACTGCCGTTCCGATGATTCTGGTGGGCGAAAATCGTGCGACGACGCGTTGGCGAGAAACCCAAGCGCTCGATTCGCGTCGATCGCCTTCCTGGAAACCGATGCCGCAAGCGCGGCAACGAAGTCTTCACTGGAATCGAGCCATGCCTCGGCAAAGGTCAATCCCGGTTGGCGCGACAACTCATGATCGCGGGTGGGAACGACAGCTTGCGAAACGCCGAAGTCAGCCACGACCCATATCTCGGCAGTGGGATCGAGATCGAACTCCTTGACCATCAACTTCCCGGTGCGCGCGGTGGATGACCAGGCGATTCGATTGAACGGATCGCCCGCGGAATAGTCACGGATCGACGAGACCGCCGCGGTGGTGAGCGGAGACCGATGATCGATGTGCGGGCCTCCTGAGGATTGCGCGCCGGGCAACTCGAACGCGGTGAGCTCGAAGACTGGCGGATAGACCGTAACGTCTTCATCGAATGAGACGCTCCGCTCGTGGGAGAAGATGGCGAACGGATCACTGGACCTGAGTACTACCGGCCCCATGCGAAACACTCCCCGGCGAACCGCGATCGATTGAGTTTTCCACGAAGCGGTTCCCCGGCTCCGAAGCCCGAACACTCGACTCGCATCATGGGTTGGGAGCTCGCATCGGTCGCGAAGCTCGATCCACAGCTTGGGAAGCAGCGAGCGGCTGCGCACTGAGAGCTCGTCGGCGAAGACTCCGCCGACCTGAAGCGCTCGGGTGTCGAGCACTCGCCGAGCGCTGAGACCGGCAATGTTCATTCGGCTCCAGAGATACGCGAGAACGAATACAACCGCCACCGCGGCGCCGAGCTGCCGAAGGATGGGCCAGCCGAACCCCTCGCCTGCCGCGAGGAACGCGACGGCAATGAGCGCGGTGATGAAGGAACGGTAGGTCATAGCTATGCCGGAACGGGCGTCATCCGGGGATTCGCGCCTGGGACTGGGGTCGACCGGACGACTTCACGAACGATCTCTGTGCCGCTCGATCCACGCATTCGCGCAGCGTGACTCACGATGATGCGATGCGAAAGCGTTGCTTCGGCAAGCGACTTCACATCGTCAGGGGTGACGTATTCCCGTCCCTGTGCGGCCGC includes:
- a CDS encoding DUF58 domain-containing protein gives rise to the protein MTYRSFITALIAVAFLAAGEGFGWPILRQLGAAVAVVFVLAYLWSRMNIAGLSARRVLDTRALQVGGVFADELSVRSRSLLPKLWIELRDRCELPTHDASRVFGLRSRGTASWKTQSIAVRRGVFRMGPVVLRSSDPFAIFSHERSVSFDEDVTVYPPVFELTAFELPGAQSSGGPHIDHRSPLTTAAVSSIRDYSAGDPFNRIAWSSTARTGKLMVKEFDLDPTAEIWVVADFGVSQAVVPTRDHELSRQPGLTFAEAWLDSSEDFVAALAASVSRKAIDANRALGFLANASSHDFRPPESSERQFLRVLGALALAKSDGAESIDTLLNNEMRRFDRYRSPVVITASTELDWIESLEHAVLRGVRPTVIYVDPASFDAARDSARVRNRLAVAPFPVHIVDYRNGIEAAFSWASAAPSSRVLQHVN